Proteins from a genomic interval of Rosa chinensis cultivar Old Blush chromosome 2, RchiOBHm-V2, whole genome shotgun sequence:
- the LOC112186671 gene encoding uncharacterized protein LOC112186671 isoform X1 produces the protein MEKVPIVAVKAKANRKDVEVEAKSETGEANGNKSGDAEVVAVSDDSGKKQSLAEDVRVSKMASGKIKPDESARCVEQGVGESKTVSETEKMLESMKELNKKLMEMTYKGKLTCEYDKKDMKSKNKSNDDDDDDEEPVKGCMSWLL, from the exons ATGGAGAAGGTACCTATTGTTGCTGTTAAGGCTAAGGCTAATCGGAAGGATGTCGAGGTTGAGGCCAAGAG TGAGACTGGTGAAGCCAATGGAAACAAGAGTGGTGATGCTGAGGTTGTGGCTGTCTCGGATGATTCTGGGAAGAAGCAAAGCCTTGCTGAGGATGTGAGAGTTTCCAAGATGGCTTCTGGGAAGATCAAACCTGATGAGTCTGCAAGGTG TGTGGAACAAGGTGTGGGAGAGTCCAAGACGGTCTCCGAAACTGAAAAGATGCTGGAGAGTATGAAGGAGCTCAACAAGAAGCTGATGGAGATGACGTACAAAGGAAAACTGACTTGTGAGTATGACAAGAAGGACATGAAGAGCAAGAATAAgagtaatgatgatgatgatgatgatgaggagcCTGTCAAAGGATGCATGTCCTGGTTACTGTGA
- the LOC112186671 gene encoding probable serine/threonine-protein kinase DDB_G0267686 isoform X2, with the protein MEKVPIVAVKAKANRKDVEVEAKSETGEANGNKSGDAEVVAVSDDSGKKQSLAEDVRVSKMASGKIKPDESASVEQGVGESKTVSETEKMLESMKELNKKLMEMTYKGKLTCEYDKKDMKSKNKSNDDDDDDEEPVKGCMSWLL; encoded by the exons ATGGAGAAGGTACCTATTGTTGCTGTTAAGGCTAAGGCTAATCGGAAGGATGTCGAGGTTGAGGCCAAGAG TGAGACTGGTGAAGCCAATGGAAACAAGAGTGGTGATGCTGAGGTTGTGGCTGTCTCGGATGATTCTGGGAAGAAGCAAAGCCTTGCTGAGGATGTGAGAGTTTCCAAGATGGCTTCTGGGAAGATCAAACCTGATGAGTCTGCAAG TGTGGAACAAGGTGTGGGAGAGTCCAAGACGGTCTCCGAAACTGAAAAGATGCTGGAGAGTATGAAGGAGCTCAACAAGAAGCTGATGGAGATGACGTACAAAGGAAAACTGACTTGTGAGTATGACAAGAAGGACATGAAGAGCAAGAATAAgagtaatgatgatgatgatgatgatgaggagcCTGTCAAAGGATGCATGTCCTGGTTACTGTGA